The DNA region TACACTCCATTCCGAAACTTACCTCTGTGAgctattttaagatattttataaatctgcTTTTcgataactttaatattttattgtgatttatacaccaaaattaatttaatttaaataaaaaacgaaattaacttaacgatcataatttattatttggaaaCGACCCCTTTTCAGTTTGATTCGAGATCAACCAATCAGATTGGTCTTCTATTCAGTTAATAAACGCTACAATTCAATAACGATGATGCGAGAAAAGTAGTCTCAGtccattttcaatattattttcttttcatgttacagttttaaaacaaattgtaacgttttttttattttttaatttcattcagtttttatctaaattaatatttttgttgcttactcgtataataatgaaagaaaatttttatataaaagatgcagcaaagaatttattattattataatgaatattttataaacaatagaaatactgttaaaatattgagaaaaaaatcgaattattgtggaaaaatgttttcatgtttttcactCATTCCCTTATATTTTCTACCTGAATCAGAACCGCGTTATTacccatgtttttttttttttttttttttttttttttttttttttttttttttttNTctgcaccattttttttttttttttttttttttccgcatttcatatttaaatacaattttttcctctttactACTTATGCTATCACTTCATTTTcatgtacaaaatatttacgTTACAGTACTAAGGCCTTAAGAAGTAGGGAAATTTGCGAATTAATTATCTAAAgagatttgaattaattttattttttaattattatgaatatttttgaatcatacgaagtttttttttgtggagGAGGCAGTAGGAtacttctaaaaatgaaaagactATTTCCTTCGTTTCAAATTCGTACGCTTGaaaaaacaggaagaaaaaaaagtttgaaattttcaacactaaatatatttttttttaaaaatgcaaaaatttttatactaacaaattgcaaaaaaatttaaatatcagcaGTGTGAGCCCAGAAAATATGCCCAATTTGCATGGGCACCCACTCGAGTGGGCGCCCGGAGGCACGATTTTGACTCTCAATCCGGGAACCTCCAATCCcttatccaaagaaaatttcacACGAAAAGtggttttgataattatttctttgctattatattatttttaatatatctagTTAATAacgtattttattatattatttcttttttatcagtatattaaaatttaatttaaaaatgaagaaaaatatttcgcttTGCATAGGATacgaaaaaatacttatattctcttttaaatcccatcaaaaattaagcaaaaccggttgaatataatttctgagacataaaaaagcaagaaaaatcggacattaatatttcttatatatacatatactcaagcaatttcctttatttaagcatttttgaataaataataaaaatatatttaaaaaaattcttcaaaattttttgctcaaaacttagttcaaataaacaattttataaccagataaaaaaaaaaattggaataggAAATAATGGCGTTTAAAGGCGACATCCAATCGATGACTAAAAGGcactaaaactttaaatctataaataccATTTGTATATGAAATAGAATATTCTAAccgataaatattttgttcaaggaaaatatttcttatagaataaaatattaatgaaattttctgtcTTTGcctttacatatattttttctattcaagtgaaagtaaagaatatttagttgaaaatagtaagtttttaataatagaataatttccgtttacatttacataaaattcaatttcaatcaaATGTGAATTTCTCTACtctatattttaagaatccttgtcaaaagtgtttataacagaaaaacaaaaagaatgttcAATAGGGGtcgttaatttatatttaaggaagaaaaaaaacatattccctatcaaaaatctgtaaaaataacaaattaaaaaaactgtttatcaaatcaatatttatactCTTAAACTATTATTGTATTGAtgtattttgctttgattttattaatataatatagaaaagcattaatttttacagatataatcatgtaagttaataaaaaaaaattattatttatttattttttttttttaacttttcattgccaaattaaaaatttttatttatttatttttttaattcttattttgcattcataattttaaataataatgtttattttttattaataatattttcttaataataattttacttttttgttttctgtattcttttcatgttttctttggatatttatctaatttaggGTTTTATGTACTTGCAGCTGTGAATAAGatctttataaatttctcttttattttattccagtaaaaaaattaacaaatgaaactattaactaccattattaactattaaataataaataaattttatttaaccattaaaTCTTATTGTACGAAgaatatataactgaaaataacttattatcaCTATGGTTGAAATACTGTGATAAGTTTTTACTAGTACAAGTAATGCAATTACTGAAactagtaataataaataattagttatattgTGATACTTTGAAAATGACTCATTACTAGGTAAAAATTCCtaattcaaagtaattttacacaatttgttccgatttttaagtcaattaaaagagtaattaaaaaaatttgatgaaaataaaagaaaatattactcatttgcttcattttatatataatttacgTTATTAATCTCTTAGTAACAATCTTCATCCTTAGCGGCAAGAAACAGAATTCCTCATCTGTCCAAAAACTCCTTTTATTTAGGAAGCACTTGATTGGTTGTATTTTTGAAGCAGTCGGGGTTAGATTTTAGCAGCAAAATTGATGCCTTAAACAAAaggtctttaattttaatacaagatacttttacttaatattataaattcatattttaagataagtGTTAGATTTTCATCATTCAGTAAGATATGAACATAACTGCTGCCAAGACGAGAGAAAACGCACCAGTGAAAAGAAACCATACCCATTTTTAGTTTCACTTTCAGTTTTAGAgtttctatttaaagaaaactaccACTTTCATTAAATTAGCGAGTTCagctataaaaatatcataaaattgttaattaattatttccacaagctattaaaacttaaaaaataagttaagtaaaaatttaatgcgcATCTCTAATTTCCATGAGTACCACGTGGTGCATACAAAAATCCAActgttttcagaaaaataacattacCCCTTTgcactaaaactttttaaacagttttcgtacgtaaaatattgaaaagtaagAAATGAATCAAACTCAATAGTTGGAAAATATTTGGTGTGTATCGGTAAGGGACATTTTCGAATTAACCCAGTTAAGGTTAATTCTGTTGTGTGTTGATATTATCCgatggtaaataaataattgatttctggTCTATTTACCACTCTCTTGTAAAATGGGAACAATTAATGACGGAGGTCAATTTAACCTAAGAAACATTATTACAGAATgaggttttaaatttaataactagtAACAGAAATGGTAAAATCTTTTTGGAAAGAATGCAGTCTGTTATCATTTGTGGTAGGTATTTAACGCGTGCTTTGATTAGTGGTGTATATAATTATTCAAGTAGTACAGAAGCAGCTGTAAATCGAAAAAGAGAACGAGATTTTAGACTTCTTGCTGTAGCTTGTGGATTTCCTAAAGTTTCATCTAGATTTTCAGCGCTTTTAAGTAAAGGACGATACGGCGATGATGCAAGTTTTTTTGCCAGATACAAAACAGCTGATGTCCTAggtaaacaatttaataatatttgtttaaactgtgtgtaaatgcatgaaaaaatttattgaataaagctTAGAATTTGAGTTGAAATTAATTTCGTAATCAACCGTGACCTTCAAACTTAGATAATGtcgatattatatttaaatttgcacacttattaaattaatattcttcaCTATACATTgcttaatcttattttttaacttctgaAAGTTTTGCTTAGAGAACGCTgcaaattctataaaaataaataaaaaatatatgttatttctCTCCGTCATAAATCCTTTGTTACATAATCATTGCATCGGTCACTTTAACATTAACagatatttgatattttgtgattttgatAGGTGATAAATTTTcgattaaattgttatttctgcctcttatttcaaaataagtttaataaaaatattggtaatttatcagatcaatttattaaatattctaaatgtaGTACCTTGATGTATATTGTACACATAGTTATTGATGGCATTTTATGGAAGGAAAGAGTTTATCTTTCTCTCAGAATTATGGTGGATATATCGGAAATGgtgatttaataatataataataataatatttggaaagaTTCCCATATCGTGATCTTGGCAAGTAATCGCCAAatcttggcaacttccgggcaTGGCctgcaagaaattaaaataaaaagtcaaaaaaaagGGCCAACTCCAAAGCTATAACTTGTAGCCACCCCCAGGCAAACATgaatctgttatttttaaaaaatatttgcaagttTAGAATCTATTAGGCACGTTTGTGATTGTAGTTGCTGTGGCAGATAtcccttaatttttaataattcaaaagaaagtgacttgattcattgtttaaatgCAAGGTAAATTAATCACCTAATCTAAGACAAAATAATCACCAAGTTGTGGCAACTTCTGGCAGTGGCTCGCTAGAAACTAATATAATTCTTAGAAGGGAATCGACTCAAAGTATACATCGCAGCCACCTCCAGGCAAACCTCTGCacggtttatttttttaaaattttcacctttaaaatctatttggtgCTTGGACACCCCAGATCACGATAAGGAAATAACCCCCAATAGTTgagtgaaatataaaattatctacCCATTctagaaaatttgttaaaattaaaagaatgttaaCAGTATATGAaaacaactcttttttttttttttaattcatgttttagttgtattaaaaaaaaatttttttttgcaattttgcataaatgtatagtaaattaatttaatttattatgaaaatatttcataatattagtATTGTGACAGTCtactttatatttatgttaataactaaaatataactcAAATATTCAGTTAGGCATTTTAACTATgcaagatttcaaaatataataaaaatattattaacatttctcGATTGAAAATTGTCTGTTCATTGccaaatttttgtaaacacattaaattttactagaaatatttcttattagcTTGTAAGGCTAATATCTCTTTTTAgctagaaatatttcttattaggTTATTACTTTGAATACTTACAACatctgaaaataatgaattactaGATTGAATTTCAGCCTTTAATCACAAATAAGTTCTTGTATACttaaataatgtgttttatACAATATCTAtaaatgagtgaaaaataattaagataattaagcATCAACTTAATGGTTTGAATTAAGCATAACTAGATAAAGTGCCCTGatctatttttttcacattcttcatattgtttaattattcctatttataatgaaatatatcattcgtgactgaaaaaaagttattagtttaaatattttgttggaaacattaaaatataataatttatgtaaatgtttttttaaataaatatttaatccatAACTGATTGTTTAATAAACATGTTTAGATCTTTTCAGCATATATTCAAGTTAATACAAATTGGTAAAGGACATTAACAGGGGCTATGTATAtactgtttaataaattaaacattgacTTGatcaataattgttaaatattaaatatatgtctaatattaaaatattgatttgatttttagtattgttaaattctttgtatatttattgattatctgtgcaatatttcttttttaatctccTGTTTCCAAAAGAAATGAGGTTTTCTTTGatgccttaaaaaaattataaagcttaacacttaaaaattattaaacttataaacCTTTTCAAAACCTTATACATACAAACATTCTATATCTTACCATTGATGACACCAGAATGGCTGTCTAACTTCTAATCTTacttttttagttcatttcattttgctttattagtttgaaaacatattatataaaGATTATATTATGTGTTAATAAATCCTTTAATCAATCTGTTATTGATgacatgaatgaaaaatatattttcttcaaaggTGTGGCAGATGGTGTAGGAGGATGGAGGAATTATGGGATAGACCCTTCAAAGTTTTCTTATAGCTTGATGGAAACATGTGAGAGATTAGTAACGTCAGGCAGATTTAATCCTCGAAATCCTGGGCATCTTATAGCTGCtagttattatgaattaaaggaaaataaggAACAGATAATAggtatgtttttaaagttttaagtttaatagttttatgcAAAACTACTTCGTAGAAGATGCTATATGAAAAATGAATGCCTTTAATATTTCGTCATCCTTTTTCAATTGTATTctagctaattttatttcaatacaaaaaagtttgaataataaatttaaaaaaaagaaaaagattattaaggatttttaaaattttcaaattaggtttttattttacttttacattaTCTATTGTAATTTTCCTCTCAAAATTATGTTACAGTAAAATGGCGATAAAAAGTGTAAATGCTTTTTGGATCCTTTAATCTTGGATTTAAATGAACAtcctttataatattttagattctaaaaacatttaaaaacactcattttcaagagatttttcttttctgtttaaaaatgttcaacatACTGTCTGGCAATCATAAGATATGCTGTCATCTTTACTGGCAGCACTTTAAATAAGAGCTCAGCTTGTTTTTgacttatttagaattttttttttctttcagtaataattataatgtatccctttacagtacagaacccgttatccggaaatcagaaaaccggaacgaaattcgataaattttcccgccatttttaaaagaaaaaaagaaaaaaaaacatttccctcataagatttttggatttttctttcttttttgaaagatattcaCCTtgccatcattttggaaataatcattagtgtattacttcatcgttttttcttctttttaaaattatttccaaaaaaaaattttttttttttagttgggtttaacaataaaaaaacagctttttgtagcgattcagaaaaccggaaaaatcagttatccggaatagcgatggtcccgatcgttccggataatcggttccctactgtattatattattcattttaatagttatttattataatgaattgTGCCCataagtcttttaatttttaatgtttttaaagttacacacttaaatttatttatgcagaCTTCTGTGTATTAAATAGTTCTTTTCAAATCCTGGTATATTATTTGTctcattagaaaattttaaagctaaaactCAATTCCCGTCTGTATTAATGCATAATATttcttatgtaaattttttttcattaagctCATATTATCTTGAATTCTTGGTAgtctttaatatttgtttttaattctagGTAGTAGCACTGCCTGTGTTGTAGTTTTGAATAGAATAGACCAAATGTTGTATACTGCTAATATAGGGGATAGTGGATTTTTAGTGATGAGAAATGGACAAATAGTTTATAGATCTGAGGAACagcaacattattttaatacaccTTTCCAATTATCTTTAGCTCCAGCCAATATTAATGAGCATGTTTTAAGTGACAGGTATGCTTTTCTCTCTTGTTTTAGTTTTCAGAcgaaaattatcatatttaaaaactatcttaactctttacagatttattttaagtttaaaaagtacttttaaacttaactataatatcaaaaatagaaTAGCTTGAAAtaaagcttatatttttaatttaatttaagtcttttggataattttttttaaagaaaaaaaatagtgtttctcATAAGCATTTTTACTAGGGTGACCCACATGCTTGccctttaattttgataaagcttttattcatttttatttatttaatgttgctATAGATAAGTGTGCAGtccatttaaaaacttaaatcaccctttttaataacttatttctttaagttaaattttcttttaaaaattatttctctagtgctgtaaaaataaatttaattcatataaagTTTGTTGTGTATAGTTTGTCAACCGTATAATTTATTGAGTATTCTAATTtgaatagtaatttattaattacagtgCATCatctttcatttctttaaagtcattattattccaattataatttttcctttttctttttgccctgatgcaaattttagaaaggttatatgattttgttttaatatgctGTTATAAATTGATAGAAGggcaattttataattgaaagcaAACAA from Parasteatoda tepidariorum isolate YZ-2023 chromosome 2, CAS_Ptep_4.0, whole genome shotgun sequence includes:
- the LOC107441373 gene encoding protein phosphatase PTC7 homolog, with translation MQSVIICGRYLTRALISGVYNYSSSTEAAVNRKRERDFRLLAVACGFPKVSSRFSALLSKGRYGDDASFFARYKTADVLGVADGVGGWRNYGIDPSKFSYSLMETCERLVTSGRFNPRNPGHLIAASYYELKENKEQIIGSSTACVVVLNRIDQMLYTANIGDSGFLVMRNGQIVYRSEEQQHYFNTPFQLSLAPANINEHVLSDSPETADTSSLPVEEGDLILLATDGLFDNLPESVIVQQLSKLRDHNLENMQKMVNTLAFQAHRLAFDATYMSPFSKRARENGINVMGGKPDDITVLLAAVTNLLGEKSNSIPAVIAHSSCSDPG